The Vicinamibacterales bacterium DNA window GTAGTCCGCGGCAATCCTCCTGACGTCTTCGACCGTCAGCGGGTGATCGGGCTTCACGGAGAACGGATAGGAGGCCTGGTTGGCGGCCAGCTTCAGCGACGGCGCAACCAGGTCGTACGCGCGCCACTCGCGCCGCGACGATGTCACCGGTTCGTCCGGCGCGTAGATCTCATGAACGACGAAGGGCTTCCCTGCCTTCGGATCGAACCAGCCCTGCTCGACCGCAAACGACACGAGCTTCGGCGCGGCCATCACGTTGGCCTTGTCGGCCAGATTGATCTCGCCGATCCGCGCGCGATTCGCCGCGACGAAGACGTGGTCCTCGGGAATCCGCACGGCGGCCCACATGTCGCGCCCGTAGAACTCGGCAACCCATGTCTCGTTCCCGTCCGTGATGGTCATCGTCTCGCCACCGCCGCCGGTTTCGGTCAGGAAACTGAACTCCTCGACCAGCTTGCCCATGACCTGCACGGCTTCGCGCGCGGTCGCCGCCCGCTCGAGTGCCACATCCTGCAGCAGCCAGCAGTCGGCCAGGCCGTCGCCCTTCGTGTACATCACGTCCTTGACCTTCTTGCCGCGCTCGGTGGACGTGTCGATGCCAAACGTCGATTCCGCGATGGCGACGCCCTTCTCGTTCATGAACGAGTAGCGCGACATGAAGTAGCGATAGGTGTGCTTCACCTGCGGCATGGTCCCGAGCACGTTGCCGCCCTCGATCGTGTGTGCGTTGGCGACGATCTTCCGTGTCGCGCCGTCCGGCCAGTCCTGCGCCGGGACGATGCGCAGCGGAAAGTTCGCCACGCTGGAATCGTCGTTGTGCGAGATGACCGTCGTCCCGTCCGCCATCGCCTTCTTGCCGATACCGAGAATCGTGCACGCGTCCAGCACCTGGCTCCACTGGAAGGCCACGAGACCCACCAGCACCCATGCAACCGCCTTCGAATGCCTCTTCATGCCTCGTCCTCCGGCGGGTCTGAACCCCCGCCCCACAACACACCGTCGGCAGGACTGCCGCGGCCCACCAACCGTGTCACTGTCCGCCGTTCCGCCTGCCCGCCTCTCCGTCTGGCCTCCTGCCTAGTCGAAGAACACCCTGCGTCGATTCGCCTTCGCCGGGTCGTGCAGGAAATGACCGATTCCGTGCTGCATGACGTCTGCGTAGGTCGGCCACGTGACGCGCACGATCTTGTCCGGGTAGAACTCACCCATCTGCTTCATCACCTCGAACGCGCCGGCCAGGTGCCGGCCGACCCGGTAGTCGAGCGAGGCGCCGGTCTTCAGGCTGTAATCCGTGTACAGCAGGCCGCGCGTGGACGCCGTCTGGATGAACTCGTCCTTGCCGGCCAGCATCAACTGTTCGGTCATCGGACCCGCGAACTTCTCGATGAAGGGTTCGGGCGTTTCCATCAGCACGGCGAGGCTGTCCGTGAAATCGCCCACCTCGCGGTGCGTGAGACCGCGCAGCGACTTCGGTGACGTCTCCGTCT harbors:
- a CDS encoding C69 family dipeptidase, producing MKRHSKAVAWVLVGLVAFQWSQVLDACTILGIGKKAMADGTTVISHNDDSSVANFPLRIVPAQDWPDGATRKIVANAHTIEGGNVLGTMPQVKHTYRYFMSRYSFMNEKGVAIAESTFGIDTSTERGKKVKDVMYTKGDGLADCWLLQDVALERAATAREAVQVMGKLVEEFSFLTETGGGGETMTITDGNETWVAEFYGRDMWAAVRIPEDHVFVAANRARIGEINLADKANVMAAPKLVSFAVEQGWFDPKAGKPFVVHEIYAPDEPVTSSRREWRAYDLVAPSLKLAANQASYPFSVKPDHPLTVEDVRRIAADYYEGTPYDMTKGPAAGPWGDPIRYVNKGGKGSFERSINVQRTYYLHVGQVNAALPEPLRGTSWFGYGAPDTSYLTPLWPAMTELPASLGRGDRYGVFDRESGWWTNIYVQQMAQLHYSEAIKHVRAAREPRQQMLYEVTPRILEAAARMYGKDPKAAINIITQFGDSNAVAWQREWLTLGDTLLGKYALGTVDGLTVGYPQWWNELIGYKPLVR